A stretch of Orientia tsutsugamushi DNA encodes these proteins:
- a CDS encoding ankyrin repeat domain-containing protein produces the protein MNNNDLLRKLCRSAAEGNIESIKHLLAQDNAVDIINSQNNDGQTPLHLVTKYCATKVYASLEEHTEEYCSGCNSTVKRFVDAAKLLLNAGANSNAQDNYGRTPLHVAIAWHYSPTCFVRSGMDKVVIPCYSTGLINVLCENNYIDFSLKDANSDTVLGLASSLKSGFRQLSIVKYLTEKNILWRNHLVCAAQKFIHQEDKNDKNVSCKLPYLVTDKILSYLDDYTLGLFQKEINDEANNDNEAANDPTVIGDVPN, from the coding sequence ATGAATAATAATGATTTATTGCGTAAATTATGTCGTTCTGCTGCAGAGGGTAATATAGAGAGTATAAAGCATCTTCTAGCACAAGATAATGCTGTTGATATTATTAATTCACAAAATAATGATGGTCAAACTCCTTTACATTTAGTTACTAAGTATTGCGCTACAAAAGTTTATGCTAGTCTTGAAGAACACACAGAAGAATACTGTAGTGGTTGTAATAGTACTGTCAAAAGATTTGTAGATGCAGCAAAGCTTCTATTGAATGCAGGAGCTAATTCAAATGCGCAAGATAATTATGGTCGAACTCCTTTACATGTAGCTATTGCATGGCACTATTCACCTACATGTTTTGTAAGATCAGGCATGGATAAAGTAGTTATCCCATGTTACTCAACAGGTTTGATAAATGTATTATGTGAGAATAATTATATTGATTTCAGTTTAAAGGATGCAAATAGTGATACTGTTTTAGGCCTAGCTTCATCTCTTAAATCTGGATTCAGACAGCTTAGTATTGTAAAATATCTGACAGAGAAAAACATATTATGGAGAAATCATCTAGTATGTGCTGCACAGAAATTCATACATCAAGAGGATAAGAATGATAAAAATGTATCATGTAAATTACCTTATCTTGTGACTGATAAGATACTCAGCTACTTGGATGATTATACCTTAGGACTATTCCAAAAAGAGATAAATGACGAAGCTAACAATGATAATGAAGCAGCTAATGATCCTACGGTTATAGGAGATGTACCTAATTAA
- a CDS encoding conjugal transfer protein TraG N-terminal domain-containing protein translates to MGYVIYTFGGGDLLWHVFNGIGRVFASNSEYFTPVGHLALTIGGIWAATRAIFRGNIGIFAMEWFFPSIFIFTLLFAPKATVWLKDEVSMSAPVKVDNIPIGIAMFASLSSQTSYFVSKMLENHLLPAYEGLSSRKTGIMFGAKAVAKIRDVQIHDPVTLTNTKEFLRQCFMKPYIIGNILGKKAAAQQTNDIIGFIEQNIPNNFGIYYREPSNLGISFKTCRQATPLIKAAIHKELNEGLLTKFAAAIGVQSDQSSMLSQRLKVMTGDTLKYLQREQQDIHEWMKQAMLLNANRESYDDWREKFSLSRIYPNLVSMHAIRGLFQQSFSYLVAGEMAAHMMPILQSVFFALVVSMIFIVFPMGLLPGGYNILKTWILLIIWVSSWPVFFTIIHCLGMISLSSKSGAFGSDYGLNMLSQGSFAEMILYSYATFQMLASSIPMLSWSVIKACAHATANLASQFSPIQVASSLGSNIVDNNLSMDNYSIGNRTISQQNLAPSLHMTDSIINYGSYKVFRTADGRQIINENVDLLGNNFRSSALLQTGYQNQFVRSQSKLNSLTKRESDLISTGNSMAMEIAEKLTHDEIRSIGITESEYQALQKVSSDSESFSQHTGSSHSKSSGTSTSAGVGAVFAQVRVSGGDTEEETQGKSANQQQSHSEALSKIQSAVQEGKFSSTNSEVKSLSKNLSDNLSEQQSVGQEIAKTKQEMEQLSYSMNYVSQNSITIDRNINELVLNEIIAQNPEITSKEQAARWAKDHSAEAEKIAFEVAQINNKVPNEIPKDLNDHINDGNFSTKKDLQNTFEKNVEQFQAEASNIHNNSNVVHVQNIEQTFSDNEKVKTLDKIPDNIKTEAQKIQKKFSDTTDSTVLMAGNQALENLGITKKDKS, encoded by the coding sequence ATGGGTTACGTAATATACACATTTGGTGGTGGAGACTTATTGTGGCATGTGTTTAACGGCATAGGCAGAGTCTTTGCTTCAAATAGCGAATACTTCACTCCAGTAGGCCACTTAGCCTTGACTATTGGTGGCATATGGGCTGCTACTAGGGCTATTTTTAGAGGAAATATCGGCATCTTTGCTATGGAGTGGTTCTTTCCATCGATATTTATTTTTACGCTGTTATTTGCCCCCAAAGCTACTGTTTGGCTCAAGGATGAGGTATCAATGAGTGCACCAGTAAAAGTTGATAATATTCCGATAGGTATTGCAATGTTTGCTTCTCTTTCATCGCAAACGAGTTACTTTGTGTCCAAAATGTTGGAAAATCATCTTTTACCGGCTTATGAAGGACTATCAAGCAGAAAAACTGGTATTATGTTTGGAGCTAAGGCTGTAGCTAAGATTCGAGATGTGCAAATACATGATCCAGTAACTTTAACTAATACTAAGGAATTTCTTAGACAATGCTTTATGAAGCCTTACATCATAGGTAATATTCTAGGCAAAAAAGCAGCTGCTCAACAAACTAATGACATTATAGGATTTATCGAGCAGAATATACCTAATAATTTCGGTATTTATTATCGTGAGCCTAGTAATTTAGGTATTAGTTTCAAGACATGCAGACAAGCTACTCCATTGATTAAAGCAGCAATTCATAAAGAATTAAATGAAGGGCTTCTAACAAAGTTCGCAGCAGCGATTGGAGTTCAATCTGATCAGTCAAGCATGTTAAGTCAAAGACTAAAAGTCATGACTGGCGACACACTAAAATATTTACAGAGAGAGCAACAAGACATTCATGAATGGATGAAGCAAGCTATGCTACTTAATGCTAATCGTGAGTCATATGATGACTGGCGTGAGAAGTTTTCATTATCACGAATTTATCCTAATCTGGTGAGTATGCATGCAATCAGAGGGCTCTTTCAACAATCATTTTCGTATCTAGTCGCTGGGGAAATGGCTGCTCACATGATGCCTATTTTACAATCTGTTTTTTTTGCATTAGTAGTTTCAATGATCTTTATTGTATTTCCAATGGGCTTACTGCCTGGTGGTTACAACATACTCAAAACATGGATTCTATTAATAATATGGGTCAGCAGCTGGCCAGTATTTTTTACAATAATCCATTGTCTAGGAATGATCAGCTTATCCAGTAAATCTGGAGCTTTCGGTAGTGATTATGGTCTGAATATGCTATCGCAAGGAAGCTTTGCAGAGATGATTTTATATAGCTATGCGACGTTTCAAATGCTTGCATCATCAATACCAATGCTTTCTTGGTCAGTGATAAAAGCTTGCGCTCATGCTACAGCTAACTTAGCCAGCCAGTTCTCTCCTATACAAGTTGCTAGCAGCTTAGGAAGTAATATAGTCGACAATAACTTGAGTATGGATAATTACAGCATAGGCAATAGAACTATTTCTCAACAAAACCTAGCTCCTTCATTACATATGACTGATAGTATTATCAATTATGGTAGCTACAAAGTTTTTAGAACAGCCGATGGTCGACAAATTATAAATGAAAACGTAGATTTATTGGGAAATAACTTCCGCTCTTCTGCACTGCTACAAACTGGATATCAAAACCAGTTTGTGCGTTCACAGAGCAAGCTTAATTCACTGACAAAAAGAGAGTCCGATCTTATTTCAACAGGAAACTCCATGGCCATGGAAATAGCTGAAAAGTTAACTCACGATGAAATTCGTTCTATAGGCATAACTGAGAGTGAATACCAAGCTCTGCAAAAGGTAAGTTCCGATAGTGAATCCTTTAGTCAGCATACAGGTAGTAGCCACAGTAAAAGTAGTGGTACTAGTACTAGTGCTGGTGTTGGGGCAGTTTTTGCCCAAGTTAGAGTTTCAGGAGGAGATACTGAAGAAGAAACCCAAGGAAAATCAGCAAATCAACAACAATCACATAGTGAAGCATTATCAAAAATTCAAAGCGCAGTTCAAGAAGGAAAATTTAGTAGTACAAATAGTGAGGTGAAGTCATTAAGTAAAAATCTTAGTGATAACCTTTCTGAGCAACAATCTGTTGGGCAAGAAATAGCTAAAACTAAACAAGAAATGGAGCAACTTAGTTACAGCATGAATTATGTATCTCAAAACTCTATCACTATTGATCGTAACATCAATGAACTTGTATTAAATGAAATTATTGCTCAAAATCCTGAAATAACAAGCAAGGAGCAAGCTGCAAGATGGGCTAAAGATCACTCAGCTGAAGCAGAAAAAATTGCTTTTGAGGTAGCTCAAATCAACAATAAAGTACCTAATGAAATACCTAAAGATTTGAATGATCATATTAATGATGGTAACTTTTCGACTAAAAAAGATCTACAAAATACTTTTGAGAAGAATGTTGAACAATTTCAAGCTGAGGCTAGTAACATTCATAATAACAGCAATGTAGTGCATGTACAAAATATAGAACAAACTTTTAGTGATAACGAAAAAGTAAAGACTCTTGATAAAATTCCTGATAATATTAAAACTGAGGCTCAAAAAATACAGAAAAAGTTTTCTGATACTACTGATTCAACGGTTTTAATGGCTGGTAATCAAGCCTTGGAAAATCTTGGAATAACGAAAAAAGATAAAAGTTAA
- a CDS encoding conjugal transfer protein TraF yields MLIMGLLNYLSIELATANSLPTGFLWYNDKHGHELDESATNSKLIHGTHDHRIEELKEQFNRAQRIALDNPTLENVITAQRLHKQIMEKAHKFATMWQLATLLDYQLINAHEPSNSLHRKLYQEKSEQKNDFKLKNIAKNCELILQVKEDCLLCKAFIPIVQGFANKYAFQLLAVSKNNELLNKLNPKHIVPVLYLVASDGKKIYSVARGIISENKIIDNILAIDRYYHKLETR; encoded by the coding sequence ATGCTAATTATGGGGCTACTTAATTACTTGTCGATAGAATTAGCTACTGCTAACTCTTTGCCAACAGGATTTCTATGGTACAATGATAAACATGGTCATGAGCTCGATGAATCTGCTACTAATTCTAAGCTGATACACGGGACTCATGATCATAGAATCGAGGAATTAAAGGAGCAATTTAATCGAGCTCAGCGTATAGCGCTTGATAATCCAACGCTCGAAAATGTGATTACAGCACAAAGATTACATAAGCAAATCATGGAGAAGGCGCATAAGTTTGCTACTATGTGGCAACTGGCTACTCTACTTGATTATCAACTGATTAATGCTCATGAGCCATCTAATAGCTTACATAGAAAGCTGTATCAAGAAAAATCAGAGCAGAAAAATGATTTCAAGCTCAAAAATATTGCTAAAAACTGTGAATTAATTTTACAAGTTAAAGAAGATTGCTTGCTCTGTAAGGCCTTTATTCCTATTGTTCAGGGCTTTGCTAATAAATATGCATTTCAGTTGCTAGCTGTCAGTAAGAATAATGAGTTGCTTAATAAACTAAATCCTAAGCATATTGTACCTGTATTATATCTAGTAGCTAGCGATGGTAAAAAAATATATTCAGTAGCTAGAGGCATAATCTCTGAGAATAAAATTATCGACAATATTCTAGCAATCGATAGATATTATCATAAATTGGAGACTAGATGA
- a CDS encoding tetratricopeptide repeat protein: MKNIYKLAITIILPLMLLNTAIPAEESKLVQQNSIKDKNVLAKEYSNIGSSFLRLKKYHEAIENFDIAIKHDPSYASAYNSKGIALADLGKALEAVENYDLAIKHKPHFAEAYNNKAVSYRKLGKNEEAIILCDLAIKYKPNYVTAYNNKGASLARLGQYEDAIENYDIAIKYEPNNPEAYYNKGIALLKLGYIQEAIQNYDIAIKYRPNYAEAYHNKGLALAFLGQLQKAIEHFDLAIKYDPSYLKTYCNKGYILSLLKRYSEAIESCNIAIKYDPNYADIYYNKGMILEKLGNHQEAVENFDTAIKYNPNFAENYLEKGISLVSLGQYSRAKENFNLAIKYMPNLIEEYELTIKKLTELNNSTIAKDYEQKLQILKKYS, from the coding sequence ATGAAAAATATATATAAATTAGCTATAACAATAATTTTACCACTAATGCTTTTAAATACAGCTATTCCTGCAGAAGAAAGCAAGCTAGTTCAACAAAATAGCATTAAAGACAAAAATGTTTTAGCTAAAGAATATTCCAATATTGGAAGTTCTTTTTTAAGGCTAAAAAAATATCATGAAGCAATAGAAAATTTTGATATTGCTATTAAGCATGATCCAAGTTATGCGTCAGCATATAATAGTAAAGGAATAGCTTTAGCTGATCTTGGAAAGGCACTAGAAGCTGTAGAAAATTATGATTTAGCTATTAAGCACAAACCTCATTTTGCAGAAGCATATAATAATAAAGCTGTATCTTATAGAAAATTAGGAAAAAACGAAGAAGCTATAATACTTTGTGATCTTGCTATTAAATATAAACCTAACTATGTAACTGCTTATAATAATAAAGGAGCTTCTTTAGCTAGATTAGGACAGTATGAAGATGCAATAGAAAATTATGATATAGCTATTAAATATGAACCTAATAATCCAGAAGCTTATTATAACAAAGGCATAGCTTTGCTGAAGTTAGGATACATTCAAGAAGCTATTCAAAACTATGATATAGCTATTAAATACAGACCAAATTATGCAGAAGCATATCATAATAAAGGTTTAGCTTTAGCATTTTTAGGGCAGCTTCAGAAAGCAATAGAGCATTTTGATTTAGCTATAAAATACGATCCTAGTTATTTGAAAACATACTGTAATAAGGGTTATATATTAAGCTTATTGAAGAGATATTCAGAAGCAATAGAAAGCTGTAACATAGCAATTAAATATGATCCAAATTATGCAGATATTTATTATAATAAAGGAATGATTCTTGAGAAATTAGGAAACCATCAAGAAGCTGTAGAAAATTTTGATACTGCTATTAAGTATAACCCTAATTTTGCTGAAAATTATCTTGAAAAAGGAATTTCATTAGTAAGTTTAGGACAATACTCAAGGGCTAAGGAGAATTTTAACTTAGCTATTAAATATATGCCTAATCTTATAGAAGAATATGAACTAACAATTAAAAAGTTAACAGAATTGAACAATTCTACTATTGCAAAAGACTATGAGCAAAAACTACAGATATTGAAAAAATACTCTTAA
- a CDS encoding conjugal transfer protein TraH, protein MSIKIRVYAITILLLLQAPVSLAWNIENVFQGMSVNVTRSGSYQNQAAGYYAAGGLSARTSQTSFQPFAITPPSLNMSCSGIDAYLGSFSVISGEELVQLMKNIGSQAKVYAFSLGLKTFAPQIENALKDLRNLAMEMNQFAKGDCELTKALFATALPKNWAMREAVCRDIQSQSGFDYFAAGKKCRNDLAQKQALRQAQNKDSELMLE, encoded by the coding sequence ATGAGCATCAAAATCAGAGTTTATGCTATTACAATACTATTATTGCTACAAGCTCCAGTATCACTAGCTTGGAATATCGAAAATGTATTTCAAGGAATGAGTGTTAATGTTACTAGATCTGGATCATATCAGAATCAAGCGGCTGGATATTATGCAGCTGGTGGATTGTCTGCCAGAACAAGCCAAACATCATTTCAGCCATTTGCTATAACTCCACCATCTTTAAACATGAGCTGTAGCGGTATTGACGCCTATCTTGGTAGCTTCTCTGTTATTTCTGGAGAAGAATTAGTTCAACTAATGAAGAATATTGGTTCTCAAGCTAAAGTTTATGCATTTTCATTAGGATTAAAAACATTTGCTCCACAGATTGAGAACGCTCTCAAAGACTTACGTAATCTAGCAATGGAGATGAATCAATTTGCCAAAGGAGATTGCGAATTAACAAAAGCATTATTTGCTACAGCTTTACCAAAGAACTGGGCTATGAGAGAAGCTGTTTGCCGTGATATACAGTCACAAAGCGGGTTTGATTATTTTGCAGCTGGTAAAAAATGTCGTAATGATTTAGCCCAAAAACAAGCTCTGCGACAAGCGCAAAATAAGGATTCAGAGTTAATGCTAGAATGA
- a CDS encoding conjugal transfer protein TraH, translating into MQRNITILPEKSYAGKAKQQLKNLKINFENNSEFIDSEIAFLSSIGDIFPIYDYIILEYISGVTILDSSSELIASYTLVQHLKEVITEIRRAVTSLGAKQVSNEHLERYLKELNRVQLFANEKWTSLQTDASRIDKRARLIEQHLIAKEKS; encoded by the coding sequence TTGCAACGAAATATCACAATATTACCAGAGAAATCTTATGCAGGTAAAGCTAAACAACAATTGAAGAATCTAAAAATTAACTTTGAGAATAATTCTGAATTCATTGACTCTGAAATAGCCTTTTTATCTTCGATTGGAGATATATTTCCAATTTATGATTATATCATATTAGAATATATTTCTGGAGTCACAATTTTAGATAGCTCATCAGAATTAATAGCTAGCTATACATTAGTTCAGCATTTGAAGGAAGTAATCACCGAAATACGTAGAGCCGTTACTTCACTAGGTGCTAAGCAAGTTTCGAATGAACATTTAGAAAGATATTTGAAGGAATTGAATCGAGTTCAACTTTTTGCAAATGAAAAATGGACTAGCCTACAAACCGATGCAAGTCGAATAGATAAAAGGGCTAGATTAATAGAGCAGCATTTAATAGCGAAGGAGAAAAGTTAA